One genomic segment of Desulfovibrio oxyclinae DSM 11498 includes these proteins:
- a CDS encoding OmpA/MotB family protein codes for MASDKNPQAQQPAPARKAPEPPPPEEGIPPWMATFADMVTLLLCFFVLLLSFTTQDIKNFKILMGAIQESMGVQKDEMVTNIPYAQTKLTFEDRKAENRQLVEIGVRLKEYIRAKDLTKTARVSNEKSGVMFRVSNSALFPKGSAELNRSEAERILGGVIEVLQERESYNCVIRGHTDGERPTSGVFRSNWELSAARAAACLRWIVEHSGLDPDRLKAVGYASAKPILPSTTEANRRINRRVDFFILPDNYRTW; via the coding sequence ATGGCATCCGACAAGAATCCTCAGGCCCAGCAGCCTGCTCCGGCCAGAAAGGCCCCTGAACCGCCTCCACCGGAGGAGGGGATTCCGCCGTGGATGGCGACTTTTGCCGACATGGTCACGTTGTTGCTGTGCTTTTTCGTTCTTCTTCTTTCCTTTACCACGCAGGACATCAAGAACTTCAAGATTCTCATGGGTGCCATTCAGGAGTCCATGGGTGTGCAGAAGGACGAAATGGTCACAAACATTCCCTATGCACAAACCAAGCTCACATTCGAGGACAGGAAGGCCGAGAACCGGCAACTTGTCGAGATAGGCGTGCGTCTCAAAGAGTACATACGGGCCAAGGACCTGACAAAGACCGCAAGAGTCAGCAACGAAAAATCCGGTGTGATGTTCCGTGTGAGCAACTCAGCGCTGTTTCCGAAAGGGTCCGCCGAGCTCAACCGGTCGGAGGCCGAACGTATTCTTGGCGGCGTCATCGAGGTGTTGCAGGAGCGCGAATCCTATAATTGCGTGATTCGCGGGCATACGGACGGGGAAAGACCTACTTCCGGGGTCTTCCGTTCCAATTGGGAGCTTTCCGCGGCAAGGGCGGCCGCATGTCTGCGCTGGATCGTCGAACACTCGGGCCTTGATCCGGACCGGCTCAAAGCCGTGGGATACGCCAGCGCAAAACCAATCCTTCCCAGTACCACCGAAGCCAACCGCCGCATTAACCGGCGTGTGGATTTTTTCATTCTTCCCGACAATTATCGTACCTGGTAG
- a CDS encoding DsbA family protein has protein sequence MKLRFVMVLAVGVLLAGCATASKKTVEQTIRDNPSLVLEALKQDKMALLELVEEGAKERRLLQRVDQWRMQAADPVSPEISDDRPFLGNPNAPITIVEYSDFLCPYCSKGARTVNKIVEESDGKVRVVFKHSPRNQNAYRLALMYEAVAEQDREKAWEFGERLFEVQQQIFEKGEPVVMEIVEELGIDAQQLKKDMMSDELKARVRADSEEGAGFGVSGTPTFFVNGVKVEGAVPEEQLRKVIEIVEEVQNICTDCE, from the coding sequence ATGAAGCTTCGTTTCGTAATGGTGCTTGCTGTGGGCGTGCTGCTTGCCGGTTGCGCCACCGCCTCCAAAAAGACCGTTGAACAGACCATTCGGGATAATCCGTCTCTTGTTCTTGAAGCCCTGAAGCAGGACAAGATGGCGCTTCTGGAACTTGTGGAAGAGGGTGCCAAGGAGCGTCGCCTTTTGCAAAGGGTTGACCAGTGGCGGATGCAGGCGGCTGATCCGGTGAGTCCTGAAATATCTGATGACAGGCCGTTTCTCGGCAATCCGAATGCTCCGATCACCATCGTGGAATATTCCGATTTCCTTTGCCCATACTGTTCCAAGGGCGCGAGGACCGTAAACAAGATCGTTGAAGAATCGGACGGCAAGGTTCGCGTCGTGTTCAAACATTCTCCCAGAAATCAGAACGCGTATCGGCTGGCGCTCATGTATGAAGCCGTCGCCGAGCAGGATCGGGAAAAGGCCTGGGAATTTGGTGAACGCCTTTTCGAAGTACAGCAGCAGATTTTTGAGAAGGGCGAGCCGGTGGTCATGGAGATTGTCGAGGAACTGGGCATTGATGCGCAGCAACTCAAGAAGGACATGATGAGTGACGAGCTCAAGGCCCGCGTCAGGGCGGATTCCGAAGAAGGCGCCGGATTCGGCGTTAGCGGTACGCCGACGTTCTTTGTCAACGGCGTAAAGGTCGAAGGAGCGGTGCCGGAAGAGCAGCTGCGCAAGGTTATCGAGATAGTGGAAGAAGTTCAGAATATTTGCACGGACTGCGAATAG
- a CDS encoding flagellar protein FlaG: MNIPELNNTIGTGNSREGGAAHPRTETEKATSSPRTATRTDAAGERKQPELSKDEAIKLAGEIQSKLQEGNVNVAFKVDENLDTVQIELRDDAGNVVRKIPSDDFLKLSKNIREGRPTGFLNRSY, translated from the coding sequence ATGAATATCCCGGAATTGAACAACACCATCGGTACCGGGAACTCTCGCGAGGGGGGCGCTGCCCACCCGCGCACTGAGACGGAAAAGGCAACCTCTAGTCCCCGTACAGCGACAAGGACAGACGCTGCGGGAGAGCGGAAACAGCCTGAACTGAGCAAAGACGAAGCAATCAAGCTCGCCGGCGAAATCCAGAGCAAGCTACAGGAAGGCAACGTCAACGTAGCCTTCAAGGTGGATGAAAATCTGGATACAGTTCAGATCGAACTTCGCGACGATGCGGGGAATGTCGTCCGCAAGATTCCGAGCGACGACTTTCTGAAGCTGTCGAAGAATATTCGAGAAGGAAGACCTACCGGCTTCCTGAACCGCTCATACTGA
- a CDS encoding ABC transporter substrate-binding protein: MVRLPKVLFLMLMTFLAGCGESEFRIGFSAPLSGHYAEMGRQGEMGVLLAVETLNARGGIMGRPVKLIVRDDEGTRSGAVKADMELAEADVCAIIGHMTSSVAMATLPLMKQHGIPYISPTVSTPHLTGIKDLFFRVQPENTEWAAGLSTFLFTHTDVRSLLLAEDIDNSDYTFTVNDAIATSFQNDDGKIIGRMQFSARDNHWIKQLIHGVERTRPDAVVLAASAHDFAEFAKAFRPRFPDTMLVMSSWAVTPGMIKQAGQAAEGVISAISYTDDNSHPDFLDFVKRFKKRFGIRPGFAAARAYDAMLVVATGLEKAGGDPDALPRNLAPMLKVPGVTGTFDLDEYGDVKRPVYILKVENGRFRTLEMP, encoded by the coding sequence ATGGTCCGCTTGCCCAAAGTCCTTTTTCTCATGCTGATGACCTTTCTCGCAGGCTGCGGAGAAAGCGAGTTCAGAATAGGCTTTTCCGCCCCATTGAGCGGACACTACGCGGAAATGGGCAGACAGGGAGAGATGGGGGTTCTGTTGGCAGTGGAGACCCTCAACGCCCGTGGAGGCATCATGGGGCGCCCGGTCAAACTCATCGTGCGCGACGACGAAGGGACGCGCTCCGGCGCGGTCAAGGCGGACATGGAACTTGCGGAAGCGGATGTATGCGCCATCATCGGGCACATGACAAGCTCCGTTGCCATGGCCACCCTGCCGCTCATGAAACAACACGGCATACCCTACATCTCCCCCACCGTATCAACACCCCACCTGACCGGGATCAAGGACCTGTTCTTCAGGGTTCAACCGGAGAACACGGAGTGGGCAGCAGGACTGTCCACCTTCCTCTTCACCCATACGGACGTGCGCAGTCTCCTGCTTGCGGAAGACATCGACAATTCCGACTATACCTTCACGGTCAACGATGCCATTGCCACGAGCTTCCAAAACGATGACGGCAAGATAATCGGACGGATGCAGTTTTCAGCTCGGGACAACCACTGGATCAAACAGCTCATCCACGGCGTTGAGCGAACTCGTCCCGACGCCGTGGTTCTGGCCGCGTCAGCACACGATTTCGCAGAATTCGCCAAGGCGTTCAGGCCACGCTTTCCAGACACGATGCTTGTCATGAGTTCATGGGCCGTTACCCCCGGCATGATCAAGCAGGCAGGACAGGCGGCCGAAGGAGTCATCTCGGCAATAAGCTACACGGATGACAACAGCCACCCGGATTTTCTGGATTTCGTAAAGCGTTTCAAGAAAAGGTTCGGCATTCGGCCCGGCTTTGCGGCGGCGCGGGCCTACGATGCAATGCTCGTGGTGGCTACCGGTCTGGAAAAAGCCGGGGGAGACCCTGACGCCCTGCCCCGCAACCTCGCTCCCATGCTGAAGGTTCCCGGCGTTACGGGAACCTTCGATCTTGACGAGTACGGGGACGTCAAACGCCCCGTTTACATTCTTAAAGTCGAGAACGGGCGGTTCAGGACTCTTGAGATGCCTTGA
- a CDS encoding motility protein A, which yields MDIATLIGIVGGFGLIVTTIILGGNPGGFVDIPSVVVVIGGTFASVFVMFPLKVVIGTFKVGLKTVLFAPPDPNDIIQTIAELADKARRESLVALEKVNIEDPYLKKGVMLVVDGSSEQLVRSVMEIELDFMKQRHRTGQGVFKGLGTMAPAFGMIGTLIGLVNMLQNLEDPSTIGPAMAVALLTTFYGAVLANVIFLPLAKKLEDRSEEEALFMQIMMEGVSSIQKGDHPSVVKEKLQAFLSPALRDESA from the coding sequence ATGGATATTGCAACTCTTATCGGCATTGTCGGCGGTTTTGGCCTTATCGTGACGACCATCATTCTCGGCGGGAACCCCGGCGGATTCGTGGATATCCCCTCTGTGGTCGTCGTCATTGGCGGTACGTTCGCCTCGGTTTTCGTCATGTTTCCGCTCAAGGTCGTCATCGGGACGTTCAAGGTCGGCCTCAAGACGGTTCTTTTTGCGCCGCCGGACCCCAACGATATCATCCAGACCATTGCCGAACTCGCGGACAAGGCTCGCCGTGAGAGCCTCGTGGCACTGGAAAAGGTGAACATCGAGGACCCGTACCTCAAGAAAGGCGTCATGCTGGTCGTGGACGGCTCAAGCGAACAGCTTGTGCGGTCCGTCATGGAGATTGAGCTGGACTTCATGAAACAACGACACCGCACCGGGCAGGGTGTTTTCAAGGGGCTTGGCACCATGGCCCCGGCTTTCGGGATGATCGGGACACTCATCGGTCTCGTGAACATGCTGCAAAACCTCGAAGACCCTTCGACCATCGGTCCGGCAATGGCCGTTGCGCTGTTGACCACGTTCTACGGCGCGGTGCTTGCCAACGTCATCTTCCTGCCTCTTGCGAAGAAGCTTGAGGACCGCTCGGAGGAAGAGGCCCTGTTCATGCAGATCATGATGGAAGGGGTTTCGTCCATTCAGAAGGGCGACCATCCTTCGGTGGTGAAGGAAAAGCTTCAGGCCTTTCTCTCTCCGGCGCTTCGCGACGAGAGTGCATAA
- a CDS encoding OmpA/MotB family protein, with protein sequence MSDEAGEARKKAQPPPPDEGLPPWMATFADMMTLLLCFFVLLLSFANQNVEKFRDALGSLKDAFGVQEVRAKSEDMAMFSTSKKAQKAISRINQDERLLLGVIMRIKSLFEDDDGELKKGMGVTSDRDGVIFNTRASRLFEPNSSRLRSDAGDVLDKIIKLLKDYRLNLVVRGHTDDVPVTGGMYPSNWELSAARAAVALDYILKNGNFPINRAKAVGYADTRPAVPNDSKENRLKNQRVEFYLHMPQRDAW encoded by the coding sequence ATGTCCGATGAAGCGGGCGAAGCAAGAAAGAAAGCGCAGCCGCCTCCGCCGGATGAGGGGCTACCACCATGGATGGCGACCTTCGCCGACATGATGACGCTGCTGCTGTGCTTTTTTGTGCTGCTGCTCTCGTTTGCCAACCAGAATGTCGAGAAATTCCGTGACGCGCTCGGTTCCCTTAAGGATGCCTTCGGTGTTCAGGAAGTGCGCGCCAAGTCTGAAGACATGGCCATGTTCAGCACCTCGAAGAAGGCGCAGAAGGCCATATCGAGGATCAATCAGGACGAACGGTTGTTGCTTGGCGTGATCATGCGCATCAAGTCGCTTTTCGAGGATGACGACGGTGAGTTAAAGAAGGGCATGGGCGTGACCTCTGACCGTGACGGGGTCATTTTCAACACGAGAGCAAGCCGTCTATTCGAACCGAATTCGTCTCGCCTTCGATCCGATGCCGGAGACGTTCTGGATAAGATAATCAAGCTTCTCAAGGATTACCGGCTGAATCTGGTGGTTCGTGGTCATACCGATGATGTGCCGGTGACAGGCGGCATGTATCCGTCCAACTGGGAGCTTTCCGCGGCACGGGCTGCGGTTGCACTGGACTACATTCTGAAAAACGGCAATTTCCCGATCAACAGGGCCAAGGCCGTGGGGTACGCGGATACGCGCCCTGCCGTGCCGAACGACAGCAAGGAAAACAGGCTCAAAAACCAGCGCGTGGAATTCTACCTGCACATGCCGCAGCGGGATGCCTGGTAG
- a CDS encoding transporter substrate-binding domain-containing protein — protein sequence MAKSYLFKGDEQYPPYEFLDEDGLPRGFNIDIIKAIARVMDLDIRIELDQWSQVRKELESRRVDGVTGMFYSKSRNRLVNFSTPQLVLSHAIFVREGSEIHSLDDVVGKEIVVQLGDIMHDYLISRDIAGAIISVANQEDALRLLASGRHDCALLVKLQGEYLVRKLGLTTLSSVGAPIEPRKYCIAVNRDEPMLLARINEGMSIIKESGEYDQIYDKWFGVTGEVAKRPLDVWAAYGWYIVVGVGVGLCLLAAVIVLSRMLMRKKRELQSRLQECSRAEEALVESEKMHRKLIESASEGYWLVDDNHRTVDVNRKLTEMLGYDRSEMLGRNFEDFVEPSDVDRYYDQVELITVQNERVYELSFRRSDGSVLQSIVSAATLEMAEGGPPHSFAFITDISERKQAEEELKRLNQTLIYIFDSIEAGISVIDPATREPLFLNKRMLTLSHGEDGAKELIERWKGHIQEASTSARQTRWEDFVSGHKEFVLNKAASSNWIDGRQVVILLTFDITERKRMEREVILAKEAAESANTAKGEFLANMSHEIRTPLNGVMGMLQLIKSTELNNEQGEYINTALSSCKSLLRVLSDILDFSKVDAGKLEIEEDVFDLAELLNDVGSVFRQQAGDKGVFLDWETVDDRPATFVGDAGRIRQILINLIGNALKFTNHGQITFEAYSLKRRAPDGSARIFFRVSDTGMGIPDSMLDVVFRAFSQVDGSYSRRYQGAGLGLGIVRKLVTLMGGNICISSRMGQGTDVFFTVNVKPAHRSAVEEEDMQSEQEPASSAPEEGIRILVVEDERVNSFMAKRLLEKEGFVVQVATNGQEAVERLQSERYHCILMDIQMPVMDGMSATSIIRDESSDVLDHEVPIIAMTAHAMKGDKEEFIRVGMNGYIAKPVDKDSLLLEIARVRSLLH from the coding sequence ATGGCGAAGTCCTATCTGTTCAAAGGGGATGAGCAGTATCCCCCGTATGAATTTTTAGACGAGGACGGACTGCCAAGAGGGTTCAATATCGACATCATCAAGGCAATTGCCAGGGTGATGGATCTGGATATCCGTATTGAACTCGACCAATGGAGTCAGGTTCGCAAAGAGCTGGAAAGCCGTCGCGTCGATGGCGTGACCGGGATGTTCTACTCCAAATCCCGTAACCGTCTCGTCAACTTTTCCACCCCCCAGTTGGTTCTTTCCCACGCCATTTTCGTACGTGAAGGCTCTGAAATCCACAGTCTCGACGATGTCGTCGGCAAGGAGATCGTTGTCCAGCTCGGCGATATCATGCACGATTATCTGATCAGCCGGGATATCGCGGGAGCGATTATTTCCGTGGCCAATCAGGAGGATGCCCTGCGGCTTCTGGCTTCGGGCAGGCATGATTGCGCGTTGTTGGTGAAGCTTCAGGGTGAATATCTGGTCCGCAAACTCGGGCTGACAACGCTTTCATCCGTTGGTGCGCCCATCGAACCGAGGAAATACTGCATTGCAGTGAACCGCGACGAACCCATGCTCCTGGCCCGCATTAATGAGGGCATGTCCATCATCAAGGAATCCGGCGAGTACGACCAGATATATGACAAATGGTTCGGAGTGACCGGCGAGGTTGCTAAGCGGCCTCTGGATGTCTGGGCGGCGTACGGTTGGTATATCGTGGTCGGAGTCGGTGTCGGACTGTGCCTGCTCGCTGCGGTCATAGTGCTCTCGCGAATGCTGATGCGAAAGAAACGTGAGTTGCAAAGCCGTCTTCAGGAGTGCAGCCGTGCGGAGGAGGCGCTTGTTGAAAGCGAAAAAATGCATCGCAAACTCATTGAAAGTGCTTCCGAAGGATACTGGCTGGTGGACGACAACCATCGTACAGTGGATGTGAACCGCAAACTTACGGAAATGCTCGGCTATGATCGCAGCGAGATGCTCGGACGCAACTTTGAGGACTTCGTGGAGCCTTCCGATGTGGATCGTTATTACGATCAGGTGGAACTGATTACCGTCCAGAACGAGCGGGTCTACGAACTGAGCTTCCGCCGCAGCGACGGCTCCGTGCTCCAGAGTATCGTCAGTGCCGCTACGCTTGAAATGGCTGAAGGGGGACCGCCTCACTCCTTTGCGTTTATCACCGATATCTCGGAGCGTAAGCAGGCCGAGGAAGAGTTGAAGAGGCTGAACCAGACCCTCATATACATTTTCGATTCCATTGAAGCAGGGATATCGGTCATCGACCCTGCTACCCGGGAACCGCTTTTCCTCAATAAACGTATGCTGACTCTGTCCCATGGCGAGGACGGAGCCAAAGAGCTTATTGAACGATGGAAAGGGCACATACAGGAAGCAAGTACAAGTGCGCGGCAGACGCGCTGGGAGGACTTCGTAAGCGGCCACAAGGAGTTTGTCCTGAACAAGGCGGCTTCGTCCAACTGGATTGATGGTCGGCAGGTGGTTATCCTGCTTACGTTCGATATCACCGAAAGAAAGCGCATGGAGCGTGAGGTCATTCTTGCCAAGGAGGCGGCGGAGAGCGCCAATACGGCCAAGGGTGAGTTCCTTGCCAACATGAGCCACGAAATCCGCACGCCCCTGAACGGTGTGATGGGTATGCTTCAGCTCATTAAATCCACCGAGTTGAACAATGAACAGGGCGAATACATCAATACGGCCCTCTCCTCCTGCAAAAGCCTGTTGCGCGTTCTCAGCGATATTCTTGACTTCTCCAAGGTGGACGCCGGGAAGCTCGAAATAGAGGAGGACGTGTTCGACCTTGCCGAACTGCTCAATGATGTCGGCAGCGTTTTCAGGCAGCAGGCCGGAGACAAGGGTGTATTCCTCGACTGGGAGACCGTGGACGATCGTCCCGCTACGTTTGTGGGCGACGCGGGGCGGATTCGCCAGATCCTGATCAACCTGATCGGCAACGCGCTCAAATTTACGAACCATGGGCAGATTACGTTTGAAGCCTATTCACTCAAGAGGCGCGCACCCGACGGCTCGGCACGTATCTTCTTCCGTGTGTCCGACACAGGCATGGGAATACCCGACAGTATGCTCGATGTGGTTTTCAGAGCCTTTTCCCAAGTGGACGGGTCGTACTCGCGGCGCTATCAGGGAGCCGGGCTCGGGCTTGGCATCGTGCGCAAGCTGGTGACGCTCATGGGCGGTAATATCTGCATTTCAAGCCGCATGGGGCAGGGCACGGATGTGTTCTTCACGGTGAACGTCAAGCCTGCGCATCGAAGCGCCGTTGAAGAGGAAGACATGCAGTCCGAGCAGGAACCGGCTTCCTCTGCCCCGGAAGAGGGTATCAGGATTCTCGTGGTGGAGGACGAGCGCGTGAATAGCTTCATGGCCAAACGTCTGCTGGAGAAGGAAGGATTTGTGGTGCAGGTGGCAACAAACGGTCAGGAAGCAGTGGAACGGCTCCAGAGCGAGAGGTATCACTGCATTCTCATGGACATCCAGATGCCCGTGATGGATGGAATGTCGGCCACGAGCATCATTCGCGACGAGAGCAGCGATGTTCTGGACCATGAGGTGCCCATCATCGCCATGACGGCGCACGCCATGAAGGGGGACAAGGAAGAGTTCATTCGGGTCGGCATGAACGGATATATAGCCAAGCCCGTGGACAAGGACTCCCTGTTACTCGAAATAGCCCGTGTCAGGTCCCTGCTGCACTGA
- a CDS encoding FapA family protein encodes MPFFLKHHFDPDFDYTRLQPRKHEDGSVDHYQLDYVQNVVEGQLLAELVEVSEEEAKQLEERFVLEEGVFPAGRGTGLRRSQPEKLYAAVNGYVLYMDGRITVKQTLNVRRDLDFNTGNIRFVGSLNVYGSIRAGFDVHAKDIDIQGQLEGATVRTHDQLLCRGGVKGQGRAFLESGGDMKLSFCEMATLKSKRNVLVRGSIMHSKVFCGERLAVGGRMQGSEVYCHKYVYVGEQLGGGLDADMSILLGYHPMMLFVDTNLHARLKRLRADAKHSRNQIEKGGFPAKDHAPKLEETEKQIRECMAKRARLWEGVRRTEKLHECKVMVPGRVRSGVEISIGPAYHKVQEDLEDVFFYYKDGEVKIGDPAAIK; translated from the coding sequence ATGCCGTTCTTTCTGAAGCATCATTTCGACCCTGATTTCGACTACACCCGTCTTCAGCCCCGAAAGCACGAGGATGGGAGTGTGGATCATTATCAGCTCGACTACGTCCAGAACGTGGTGGAGGGACAGTTGCTTGCCGAGCTCGTGGAAGTCTCCGAGGAAGAGGCCAAGCAGCTGGAAGAACGATTTGTTCTGGAAGAAGGCGTGTTCCCTGCCGGCAGAGGGACTGGCCTGAGGCGAAGTCAGCCGGAAAAGCTCTATGCCGCCGTCAACGGCTACGTTCTCTACATGGACGGGCGGATTACCGTAAAGCAGACCCTGAACGTTCGGCGTGATCTCGACTTCAATACCGGCAATATCCGTTTTGTCGGCTCCTTGAATGTCTATGGTTCCATCCGTGCCGGATTCGACGTCCATGCCAAGGATATCGACATCCAGGGGCAGTTGGAAGGGGCGACTGTAAGGACGCATGATCAGCTCTTGTGCCGTGGCGGCGTCAAAGGACAGGGGCGCGCCTTTCTTGAATCCGGCGGCGACATGAAGCTGTCTTTTTGCGAAATGGCCACCCTCAAGAGCAAGCGAAACGTTCTGGTTCGCGGTTCCATCATGCACAGCAAGGTCTTTTGCGGCGAACGGCTTGCCGTCGGCGGTCGAATGCAGGGCAGCGAGGTTTATTGCCACAAGTATGTCTATGTAGGGGAGCAGCTCGGCGGCGGGCTGGATGCGGACATGTCCATCCTGCTCGGGTATCATCCCATGATGCTTTTTGTGGATACCAATCTGCATGCACGGCTGAAGCGACTCCGGGCCGACGCAAAGCACAGCAGGAATCAGATCGAAAAGGGTGGCTTTCCCGCCAAGGATCATGCCCCGAAGCTTGAGGAAACCGAAAAGCAGATTCGTGAATGCATGGCCAAGCGCGCCCGACTCTGGGAAGGGGTGCGCAGGACTGAAAAGCTTCACGAATGCAAGGTGATGGTCCCGGGGCGGGTGAGGTCAGGCGTTGAGATCAGTATCGGCCCAGCCTATCATAAGGTGCAGGAAGATCTTGAAGACGTCTTTTTCTATTACAAAGACGGTGAAGTGAAAATCGGCGATCCAGCCGCCATCAAGTAA